In one window of Dyella thiooxydans DNA:
- a CDS encoding FAD-binding domain → MTSTPLRVAISGAGVAGPALAHWLLRAGHEPTLIEHSPAFRTGGYVIDFWGVGYRVAQRMGIEQAVRDAGYQVQRLEAVDDAGRVRASMRTDAFERLAGGCFTSLPRGDLAAAVYATVAHRCETLFDDSITAIDAHDDAVGLTLRSGRQRAFDLVIGADGLHSNVRRQVFGPDADYEHYLGCRVAACVVEGYRPRDELVYVTHSAPGKQAARFTLRDNRSLFLFVFRSEETADPGSLQARRQVLRDEFDDAGWECPRMLDAMDRAEDLYFDVVSQVRMPAWSRGRVALVGDAAACISLMGGEGTGLAMTEAYVMTGELLRANGDHRRAFQAYEARLRPLIARKQRAAQGVVNFFAARTHAGIWLRNMGIRAMNLPWLTRLIAGRSVRDDFELPEYDL, encoded by the coding sequence ATGACATCGACTCCTTTGCGTGTCGCCATCAGCGGCGCGGGCGTGGCGGGCCCGGCATTGGCGCACTGGCTGCTGCGCGCCGGGCACGAGCCGACCCTGATCGAGCACTCGCCGGCCTTCCGCACCGGGGGCTACGTGATCGATTTCTGGGGCGTGGGGTACCGCGTCGCCCAGCGCATGGGCATCGAGCAGGCGGTGCGTGACGCCGGCTACCAGGTGCAGCGTCTGGAGGCGGTCGACGATGCGGGTCGGGTGCGCGCGAGCATGCGCACGGACGCCTTCGAGCGGCTGGCGGGCGGATGTTTCACCAGCCTTCCGCGCGGCGACCTGGCGGCAGCGGTCTACGCCACGGTGGCGCATCGTTGCGAGACGCTGTTCGACGACAGCATCACCGCGATCGACGCGCACGACGACGCGGTCGGTCTGACCCTGCGCAGCGGCAGGCAGCGCGCGTTCGACCTGGTGATCGGTGCCGACGGCCTGCACTCGAATGTGCGACGGCAGGTGTTCGGGCCGGACGCGGATTACGAACACTACCTGGGCTGCCGGGTGGCGGCGTGCGTGGTGGAGGGCTACCGGCCGCGCGACGAACTGGTCTACGTGACCCACAGCGCACCCGGCAAGCAGGCCGCGCGGTTCACCCTGCGAGACAACCGCAGCCTGTTCCTGTTCGTGTTCCGCAGCGAGGAGACCGCCGATCCCGGCAGCCTGCAGGCGCGCAGACAGGTGCTGCGAGACGAGTTCGATGATGCCGGCTGGGAATGTCCGCGCATGCTCGATGCCATGGATCGCGCCGAGGATCTCTATTTCGACGTGGTCAGCCAGGTGCGCATGCCGGCCTGGTCACGCGGGCGGGTGGCGCTGGTCGGCGACGCGGCCGCATGCATCTCGCTGATGGGCGGCGAGGGCACGGGATTGGCGATGACCGAGGCATACGTCATGACGGGCGAATTGCTGCGCGCCAACGGCGACCACCGGCGTGCGTTCCAGGCGTACGAGGCCAGGTTGCGCCCACTCATCGCCCGCAAGCAGCGCGCCGCACAAGGCGTCGTCAACTTCTTCGCGGCACGCACCCATGCCGGCATCTGGCTGCGCAACATGGGTATCCGCGCGATGAACCTGCCGTGGCTGACCCGGCTGATCGCCGGGCGCAGTGTGCGGGACGATTTCGAACTGCCCGAATACGACCTGTAG
- a CDS encoding mechanosensitive ion channel family protein yields the protein MLLAPLDTHLDAVGQRLLNEGYRLLAGLPLLALALLVVTLAWWLGGWVTRRHLFITHSYANPFLRELVGTTVRWAVLLTGVLIALEIMNATALVGAVLGTAGVLGVVLGFAFKEILENYLAGILLSLRQPFAPDDHVEIAGQEGVVASLNARSTVLMTLDGNHVRLPNALVFGSVILNYTRNPRRRFEIQVGIGVNEDLIAAQRIGVTEMQRMAGVIDEPPPRASILSLGDSNVVVAFHGWVDQRAHEFTQVRSEAIRQVKAALDAAGMDMPEPIYRVQLHEARATGKPSIPPATQREEVPDTRATRDITRQIAAEPSSLRDNLLDPEAPRE from the coding sequence ATGCTCCTCGCACCCCTCGATACACACCTGGACGCAGTCGGTCAGCGCCTGCTCAACGAAGGTTACCGGCTGCTGGCTGGGCTTCCACTGCTGGCGCTGGCGTTGCTGGTCGTCACGCTGGCGTGGTGGCTCGGTGGCTGGGTCACACGTAGGCATCTGTTCATCACGCACAGCTATGCCAACCCCTTCCTGCGCGAACTGGTGGGCACCACCGTACGCTGGGCCGTACTCCTGACCGGCGTGCTGATCGCGCTGGAGATCATGAACGCCACCGCGCTGGTGGGCGCCGTGCTCGGCACTGCGGGCGTCCTGGGCGTGGTGCTCGGTTTCGCGTTCAAGGAAATCCTGGAGAACTACCTGGCCGGCATCCTGCTGAGCCTGCGCCAGCCCTTCGCGCCGGATGACCATGTCGAAATTGCCGGCCAGGAGGGCGTGGTGGCATCGCTCAACGCGCGCTCCACCGTGCTGATGACACTGGATGGCAACCACGTGCGCCTGCCCAACGCGCTGGTATTCGGCAGCGTCATTCTCAACTACACGCGCAATCCGCGACGACGCTTCGAGATACAGGTCGGCATCGGCGTCAACGAAGACCTCATCGCCGCCCAGCGTATCGGCGTGACCGAGATGCAGCGCATGGCCGGCGTGATCGACGAGCCGCCGCCGCGGGCGTCGATCCTCTCGCTGGGCGACTCCAACGTGGTGGTCGCGTTCCATGGCTGGGTCGACCAGCGGGCGCACGAGTTCACACAGGTCCGCAGCGAAGCCATCCGCCAGGTCAAGGCGGCGCTCGATGCCGCCGGCATGGACATGCCCGAGCCGATCTATCGTGTGCAGCTGCACGAAGCGCGTGCCACCGGCAAACCGTCCATACCCCCCGCAACGCAACGCGAGGAAGTACCCGATACCCGGGCCACCCGCGACATCACCCGACAGATCGCAGCCGAACCCTCGAGCCTGCGTGACAACCTGCTCGATCCCGAGGCACCCAGGGAGTGA
- a CDS encoding alkaline phosphatase D family protein: MLCFTGVRATRRAISAGAVPSSEAKMRPAQPSDRSRLPPACVPHPSPASTPGGTSGTLTGPIGGASVAAVRPTQAGIDMPTLDRRQFLKLAAAMGATLASGCVPSRPSASGWHERRDLFPQGVASGDPDHHSVLLWTRRPYSDGREGATLRAEIAEDPAFTRVIATATAPILAKADWTCRVLVGDLPPAGEYWYRFVDNEGHGSRIGRTLTAPAPDDPRPARFAFVSCQTICEGAQNAYRKMIFEDERAAPDERLGFVLHLGDFFYEVVQTPDQVRNGHRYDRIIKFPVAFTHGRKVANNRFTVPGSLDDYRALYHAYLLDPDIQDARARFPFVAMWDNHEFSWQGWQSIQEFPGEAGPIPAQTLKVAANQAWFEYQPARVTPPERSLASFDAPHVVDTPITEFDDHGLGREANNLAAIDSLIGYRALRWGRHIDLMITDQRSFRSHDPANRNELGPLFAGVPFSFYPETLAMEIDAGRAFADGHPPATLSFGDRTIANFRADEPAQTILGATQKAWFLQRLRTANATWKIWGNSLGTPDWRIDPQHLPPELGKWTDGYGVLASGDWGTTYRERAEIFDTVRDAGITGFAILSGDRHSFWAGLATKALPPAAFEPVGVTFVVGSISAPGMAEANEHNLKETDPLRPLFVANPGGGPPQPTVNLLLHHGVRSALEYARSGDLAKAHAARNPEMAPHLNFVDMGGHGYATVRVDGTSMTTDFVCIPRPIERSPGVDGGPLRYRVRHTIPLWRAGERPTMHQSVLEGDAGLAV; this comes from the coding sequence ATGCTCTGCTTTACCGGCGTGCGCGCGACGCGGCGTGCGATATCCGCAGGGGCCGTTCCCAGCTCCGAAGCGAAGATGCGGCCCGCCCAGCCATCAGACCGTTCCCGCCTCCCGCCCGCATGCGTTCCACACCCCTCCCCTGCTTCAACACCTGGCGGTACTTCCGGCACGCTCACCGGCCCGATCGGCGGGGCTAGCGTGGCGGCTGTTCGACCAACGCAGGCAGGCATCGACATGCCGACGCTCGACCGCCGCCAGTTCCTCAAGCTCGCTGCCGCCATGGGCGCTACCCTGGCCTCCGGCTGCGTGCCCTCGCGTCCATCCGCCAGTGGCTGGCACGAGCGCCGTGACCTGTTCCCACAGGGCGTCGCCTCGGGCGATCCCGACCATCACAGCGTCCTGCTTTGGACACGTCGCCCGTACTCCGATGGTCGCGAGGGTGCCACGCTGCGGGCCGAAATCGCGGAGGATCCGGCATTCACGCGCGTGATCGCGACTGCGACGGCGCCGATACTCGCCAAGGCCGACTGGACCTGCCGCGTGTTGGTCGGCGACCTGCCACCGGCCGGCGAATACTGGTACCGCTTCGTCGACAATGAGGGCCACGGCAGCCGGATCGGCCGCACGCTGACCGCACCCGCGCCCGACGATCCGCGCCCCGCGCGCTTCGCCTTCGTCAGTTGCCAGACGATCTGCGAGGGCGCGCAGAATGCCTACCGCAAGATGATCTTCGAGGACGAACGCGCGGCGCCCGATGAGCGGCTCGGCTTCGTGCTGCACCTGGGCGACTTCTTCTACGAGGTCGTGCAGACCCCGGACCAGGTCCGGAACGGTCATCGCTACGACCGCATCATCAAATTCCCGGTGGCGTTCACGCATGGCCGGAAGGTCGCCAACAACCGCTTCACCGTGCCGGGTTCGCTGGACGACTACCGCGCGCTCTACCACGCCTACCTGCTCGACCCGGACATCCAGGACGCGCGCGCCCGCTTTCCGTTCGTGGCGATGTGGGACAACCACGAGTTCTCCTGGCAGGGCTGGCAGTCGATCCAGGAGTTTCCTGGCGAGGCCGGGCCGATCCCCGCGCAGACACTGAAGGTCGCGGCCAACCAGGCCTGGTTCGAATACCAGCCGGCGCGGGTCACACCGCCGGAACGCTCGCTGGCCAGCTTCGATGCGCCGCACGTAGTGGATACGCCAATCACCGAGTTCGACGATCACGGCCTGGGACGCGAAGCGAACAACCTTGCCGCCATCGACAGCCTGATCGGCTATCGCGCGCTACGCTGGGGCCGGCACATCGATCTGATGATCACCGACCAGCGCAGCTTCCGCTCGCACGACCCGGCGAACCGCAACGAGCTCGGCCCGCTGTTCGCGGGCGTGCCCTTCAGTTTCTATCCGGAGACACTGGCGATGGAGATCGACGCCGGCCGCGCGTTCGCCGATGGCCATCCGCCGGCCACGCTCTCCTTCGGCGACAGGACCATCGCCAATTTCCGCGCCGACGAGCCCGCCCAGACGATACTGGGCGCGACGCAGAAGGCGTGGTTTCTCCAGCGTCTGCGCACTGCGAACGCTACCTGGAAGATCTGGGGCAATTCGCTGGGCACGCCCGACTGGCGCATCGATCCGCAGCACCTGCCGCCCGAGCTTGGCAAGTGGACCGACGGCTATGGCGTGCTGGCCAGCGGCGACTGGGGCACCACTTACCGCGAACGCGCGGAGATCTTCGACACCGTGCGCGATGCGGGGATCACCGGCTTCGCCATCCTGTCGGGCGATCGCCACAGCTTCTGGGCAGGCCTTGCCACCAAGGCCTTGCCGCCGGCCGCGTTCGAGCCGGTCGGAGTCACCTTCGTCGTCGGTTCGATCTCCGCCCCGGGCATGGCCGAGGCGAACGAGCACAACCTCAAGGAGACCGACCCATTGCGCCCGCTGTTCGTCGCCAACCCGGGCGGTGGCCCGCCGCAGCCCACCGTCAACCTGTTGCTGCACCACGGCGTGCGTTCGGCACTGGAATACGCGCGCAGCGGTGACTTGGCGAAGGCGCACGCGGCGCGCAATCCGGAGATGGCTCCGCATCTGAATTTCGTCGACATGGGCGGCCACGGCTACGCCACCGTGCGCGTCGATGGCACATCGATGACGACCGATTTCGTCTGCATCCCGCGGCCGATAGAACGCAGCCCAGGTGTCGATGGCGGCCCGTTGCGGTATCGCGTCCGCCACACGATTCCACTCTGGCGGGCGGGCGAACGACCGACGATGCATCAATCGGTGTTGGAGGGCGACGCCGGCCTCGCGGTTTAG
- a CDS encoding AraC family transcriptional regulator, whose translation MPALTGLSERLASTHLADPAALEEAAIEPAAGALHVDAVHRPSSVAPTARDACRVSDAASWIETRAHEDGGAPSLDVLAHLAGLSPWHFLRVFRSVMGMSASAYRAAQKH comes from the coding sequence TTGCCGGCATTGACCGGGCTGTCGGAACGACTTGCATCCACGCACCTGGCGGATCCCGCCGCGCTGGAAGAAGCCGCCATCGAGCCGGCCGCCGGCGCACTGCATGTCGATGCCGTCCACCGTCCTTCGTCAGTCGCGCCGACGGCGCGCGATGCGTGCCGGGTTTCCGATGCCGCGAGCTGGATCGAAACCCGCGCGCACGAAGACGGCGGTGCGCCGTCGCTGGATGTGCTGGCACACTTGGCCGGCCTCAGCCCATGGCATTTTCTGCGCGTGTTCCGCAGCGTGATGGGCATGAGCGCCAGCGCATACCGGGCTGCGCAGAAGCACTGA